A part of Mycolicibacterium sp. TUM20985 genomic DNA contains:
- the eccB gene encoding type VII secretion protein EccB: MAGFRLTTKVQVSGWRFLLRRVEHAIVRRDTRMFDDPLQFYSRAVSLGIVIAVVICLGAALLAYFKPLGKRGGDTLLVDRSTNQLYVVMPGNGQLRPVYNLTSARLVLGNAGTPNAVKSEELDRMPKGQPIGIPGAPYATPVARVPESTWTLCDTVTKPESVARTVQTSVIVLPLVTDGSVGPMTAGQGMLVSYQDRDWLVTDTGRHAIDLSDRAVTSAVGIPVTAKSTPISEGLYNALPNAGPWILPQVPAGGAPNTLGLPANLVTGSVFQTVTDSAAQQYVVLPDGVAKVNDPTAAALRASNSYGLISPPSVESSVVAKITEQVFGSPLPDTPLDVLLREDSPTLCWAWQREPGDQSPKTVVVTGRHLPIAAASMNTGIDQIGGDAIVFIAGGQYVRLQSPDPRYGESLYYVDPQGVRYGIPNEDTANKLGLSAPATAPWQVVGLLVDGPVLSKEAALLEHDTLPPDPDPRKVPDGNQPVGAGTGGGS, encoded by the coding sequence ATGGCTGGGTTCCGGTTGACCACCAAGGTCCAAGTCAGCGGCTGGCGGTTCCTGCTGCGGCGCGTCGAGCATGCGATCGTGCGGCGCGACACCAGGATGTTCGACGATCCCCTGCAGTTCTACAGTCGCGCAGTCTCTCTGGGCATCGTGATCGCGGTCGTCATCTGTCTAGGCGCCGCCCTGCTGGCGTACTTCAAGCCGCTGGGCAAGCGCGGGGGCGACACCCTCCTCGTCGACAGGAGCACCAATCAGCTCTACGTCGTGATGCCGGGGAACGGCCAGCTGAGGCCGGTCTACAACCTAACGTCGGCGCGTCTGGTGCTCGGCAACGCCGGCACCCCGAACGCGGTGAAGTCCGAGGAGCTGGACCGGATGCCGAAGGGCCAGCCGATCGGCATCCCGGGTGCGCCCTACGCGACACCCGTTGCGCGCGTGCCGGAGTCGACGTGGACGTTGTGCGACACCGTGACCAAGCCCGAGAGCGTCGCGCGCACCGTGCAGACCTCGGTGATCGTGTTGCCGCTCGTCACCGACGGGTCCGTCGGGCCCATGACCGCGGGGCAGGGGATGTTGGTGTCCTACCAGGATCGGGATTGGCTGGTCACCGACACCGGGCGGCATGCGATCGACCTCTCCGACCGCGCAGTGACCTCGGCGGTGGGCATTCCAGTGACCGCCAAGTCGACGCCGATCTCGGAGGGCCTGTACAACGCGCTGCCGAATGCGGGGCCGTGGATCCTGCCGCAGGTGCCCGCGGGCGGTGCACCCAATACCCTCGGGCTGCCGGCGAACCTGGTGACCGGCAGCGTGTTTCAGACGGTGACGGATTCGGCCGCCCAGCAGTACGTGGTGCTGCCCGACGGCGTGGCGAAGGTCAACGACCCCACTGCGGCGGCGCTGCGGGCGTCCAATTCGTACGGGCTGATCTCGCCGCCGTCGGTGGAGTCCAGCGTCGTCGCAAAGATCACCGAGCAGGTGTTCGGCTCGCCGCTGCCGGATACGCCGCTCGACGTCTTGCTGCGGGAGGACTCCCCGACGCTCTGCTGGGCGTGGCAGCGGGAGCCGGGTGACCAGTCGCCCAAGACGGTGGTGGTGACCGGTCGGCATCTGCCAATCGCCGCGGCATCGATGAACACGGGAATCGACCAGATCGGCGGCGACGCAATCGTGTTCATCGCGGGCGGGCAATACGTACGATTGCAATCGCCGGATCCTCGCTACGGCGAGAGCCTGTACTACGTCGACCCGCAGGGTGTCCGGTACGGCATCCCCAACGAGGATACGGCCAACAAGCTGGGCCTGTCCGCACCGGCGACCGCGCCCTGGCAGGTGGTGGGCCTGCTCGTCGACGGGCCGGTCTTGTCGAAGGAGGCGGCGTTGCTCGAGCACGACACCCTGCCCCCCGATCCCGATCCACGGAAGGTGCCCGACGGCAACCAACCCGTGGGGGCGGGGACGGGGGGCGGCTCGTGA